The following DNA comes from Candidatus Zixiibacteriota bacterium.
CAATGCCAGAAACTGGAGCCAGAGCGCGCCGGCGCCCGCTCCTTTGAGGAAGACACCGCGCACGATCTCCAGATAGTGGCGCAATGGGTTGAGCAGCGTCAGCCACTGGAACGCCGAGGGCATACTCGACACGGGAAACATGAATCCCGACAGCAGGATCGTCGGCATGAAGATCAGGAACGTGACCATGAACGCCTCTTGCTGCGTGCTGGAGACGGTCGAGATCAGAAGTCCAATCCCGAGACCGGACAACAGGAAGGGCACGCTCGCCAAGAGCATGAGGGCCGCATTCCCCGCAAACGGGATCTTGAACCAGAGAACTGCGACCGTGATCACTGCAACGAAGTCAAACAGACCGAAGATGCCAAAGGGAATGGTCTTGCCGGCAATCAATTCCCCCGGCGACAATGGGCTGACCATCAGTTGTTCCAGCGTGCCGATCTCGCGTTCGCGGACGACCGCCAGCGAGGTCAACAGCAGACAGACCAGCATGATGATGACGCCCACGACGGCCGGGACATTGTAATTCCGGCTGGCCAGATCGGGATTGAACCACGGCCGCTCGCGCAGATCGATGCCTCCCATCGTTCCCTGACGCGCGATCCGCGCGGCATAGTCCTGCACGATCCGCTCGGCATAGCCCCGCGCGACAGTGGCCACATTGGAATTGGTGCCGTCCAAGAGTACCTGCACCTGGGCACCGCCGGCGCGGGTCAGGTCCCGGGCAAAGCCCGCAGGAATCTCCAGCCCCACCACGGCATCGGCGTGATCCAGCGCCCTGACCAGATCCGCCGGACGATCGGAGCGGCCGGTGACGCGAAAATACCCGGAGGCGGTGAGCGTCTCGATCAACTCCCGCGAGGCCTGTGTCCGGTCATGATCGACCACGAAGGTCTTCGTGTTCCGGACGTCGGTGGAAACGGCGTATCCGAAGACAATGAGCTGGACCATCGGCGCGAAGACGATCACACGCCAAAGTCGCGGGTCGCGCCGAATCTGCAGGAACTCCTTGCGCACCATCTCGAAGATGCGTCCGTAGCGAGCGCGGGGATTCACGCCAGTTCCTTCCGAAAGACACGGACGGCGAGGAAGAACCCGATGGCCGCAAATGCGATCATCAGCAGACCCTGGAGGAACAGGACATTGATCCCCACGCCTTTGAGAAAGAGGCCACGGGTCACGACCAGAAAGTACCGCGCCGGCACGATGAATGTGATCCCCCGCAACACCGTCGGCATGACATCGATGGCAAACATGAACCCGGACAGCAGATAGGCGGGGAGGAAGGTTGCCACCATCGCCATCTGTGTGGCCAACAACTGCGATTTGGCCACTGCCGAGATGAACATCCCCAATCCCAAGACACCGCAGAGGAAAAAGAACGACAGTATGAACATCAACAGCGGGCTGCCGCGGAAGGGAACGCCAAACAACAGGACGCCCAGAAACGAGCAGGCAACGACGTCGATCAAACCGATGATCAGGTAGGGGAGAAGCTTCCCCAGGACGATTTCGAGCCGCGACGCCGGTGTGGCCGCCAACTGCTCCATCGTGCCGCGTTCCCATTCACGCGCGATCGTCAGCGACGTCAGCATGGCGGCGATGATCATCATGATCACCGCCACGAGTCCGGGGACGATCATGTTCCGACTGGTAAGCTCCTCATTGTACCAGACGCGCGACTGCGCGGTCACGAGTGCCAGCGGTTGGACGCCGTGCAAGAGTATCTGCGCCGAGTAACACCGGACAATGGCCTCGGAATAGGCGAGGATGATCGTGG
Coding sequences within:
- a CDS encoding ABC transporter permease, whose product is MNPRARYGRIFEMVRKEFLQIRRDPRLWRVIVFAPMVQLIVFGYAVSTDVRNTKTFVVDHDRTQASRELIETLTASGYFRVTGRSDRPADLVRALDHADAVVGLEIPAGFARDLTRAGGAQVQVLLDGTNSNVATVARGYAERIVQDYAARIARQGTMGGIDLRERPWFNPDLASRNYNVPAVVGVIIMLVCLLLTSLAVVREREIGTLEQLMVSPLSPGELIAGKTIPFGIFGLFDFVAVITVAVLWFKIPFAGNAALMLLASVPFLLSGLGIGLLISTVSSTQQEAFMVTFLIFMPTILLSGFMFPVSSMPSAFQWLTLLNPLRHYLEIVRGVFLKGAGAGALWLQFLALTLIGAFVLTVASRRFRKTIA
- a CDS encoding ABC transporter permease, which produces MSPINAMRLGAIARKEAIQLRRDPRSLILAFLLPVALLILFGYAITWDIDDIPLAVVDCDHSARSRELVGAFLASGYFSLVARPDRAADLGGDLDRGRIQLGLVIPVGFAADLDAGRAAPLQAIVDGSDANTATIILAYSEAIVRCYSAQILLHGVQPLALVTAQSRVWYNEELTSRNMIVPGLVAVIMMIIAAMLTSLTIAREWERGTMEQLAATPASRLEIVLGKLLPYLIIGLIDVVACSFLGVLLFGVPFRGSPLLMFILSFFFLCGVLGLGMFISAVAKSQLLATQMAMVATFLPAYLLSGFMFAIDVMPTVLRGITFIVPARYFLVVTRGLFLKGVGINVLFLQGLLMIAFAAIGFFLAVRVFRKELA